From the Clostridium putrefaciens genome, one window contains:
- a CDS encoding VanZ family protein, which translates to MKKNTFKVLKLFIWLLFILYLFILINVIVLKGINPLKITIPNIHRSFIEKISAINFIPFKTILYYLGGNEPLTTCVKNILGNIFAFSPLGFLLPILFKKCKKIKHIFFVSFILSLSIEITQVQFYLGSCDIDDIILNVSGAILGFAIYQVILRHRWNLLIRNTSPSET; encoded by the coding sequence ATGAAAAAGAATACATTTAAAGTTTTGAAATTATTTATTTGGTTGTTATTTATCTTATATTTATTTATTCTTATTAATGTAATTGTCTTAAAAGGTATAAACCCATTAAAAATTACAATACCTAATATACATAGATCTTTCATTGAAAAAATATCAGCTATAAATTTCATTCCTTTTAAAACAATATTATATTATTTAGGTGGGAATGAGCCTTTAACTACATGTGTAAAAAATATACTAGGAAATATTTTTGCATTTAGTCCCCTAGGGTTTTTATTACCCATACTATTTAAGAAATGTAAAAAGATTAAACATATATTTTTTGTATCATTTATACTAAGCTTATCAATTGAAATAACCCAGGTACAGTTCTATTTAGGAAGCTGCGATATTGATGATATTATACTAAATGTTTCAGGAGCTATTTTAGGATTTGCCATATATCAAGTGATTCTTAGACACAGGTGGAATTTGCTTATAAGGAATACATCTCCATCTGAAACCTAG